The following proteins are encoded in a genomic region of Rattus rattus isolate New Zealand chromosome 2, Rrattus_CSIRO_v1, whole genome shotgun sequence:
- the Ccdc97 gene encoding coiled-coil domain-containing protein 97: MEAVAAAAVAERKPDDDCVEARCVHWGELSQTSIPPGPQEKETAESTPDVTSGDSSQAESPAVSAMLHAIAASHLPVCSQQQGEPDLTEPEKVAILGQLYHKKPLVFLERFRTGLREEHLACFGHLRGDHRADFYCAEVARQGTARPRTLRTRLRNRRYAALRELIQGGEYFSDEQMRFRAPLLYEQYIGQYLTQEELSARTPAPQAPRSGSPGTPAYPLSDLLFQSYQERELQQKLLRQQEEEEACFEEEEDSDEEDQRSDKDLEAWVPDSEERLILREEFTSRMHQRFLDGKDGGFDYSTVDDNPDFDNLDIVARDEEDRYFDEEEPEDVSSPELDGD; this comes from the exons ATGGAGGCCGTGGCAGCTGCGGCAGTGGCGGAGAGGAAGCCGGATGATG actgtgtggaggccagatgtgTGCACTGGGGGGAGCTGAGCCAGACTTCCATTCCACCGGGACCCCAAGAGAAGGAGACAGCAGAGAGCACACCAGACGTCACCAGCGGTGACAGCTCTCAGGCAGAGAGTCCGGCTGTAAGTGCCATGTTGCACGCCATTGCTGCCAGCCACCTGCCCGTGTGCAGCCAGCAGCAGGGTGAGCCTGACCTGACGGAGCCTGAGAAGGTGGCCATCCTGGGCCAGCTGTACCACAAGAAGCCACTGGTGTTCCTAGAGCGCTTCCGCACAGGCCTCCGCGAAGAGCACCTGGCCTGCTTCGGCCACCTGCGTGGAGACCACCGTGCTGATTTCTACTGTGCCGAGGTGGCCCGGCAAGGCACTGCCCGGCCTCGAACTCTGCGTACCCGCCTGCGTAACCGGCGTTACGCTGCCCTGCGTGAGCTCATCCAAG GAGGCGAGTACTTTAGCGACGAGCAGATGCGGTTCCGGGCCCCGCTGCTGTACGAGCAGTACATAGGACAATACCTCACGCAGGAAGAGCTCAGTGCCCGCACACCAGCCCCGCAGGCCCCCAGGTCCGGCTCCCCCGGCACACCTGCCTATCCACTCTCCGACCTGCTGTTTCAGTCCTACCAGGAGCGGGAGCTGCAGCAAAAGCTGCTCCggcagcaagaggaggaggaggcctgctttgaggaggaagaggacagtgaTGAGGAAG ACCAGAGGTCGGATAAAGACCTGGAAGCCTGGGTGCCTGACTCGGAAGAGAGGCTGATCCTTCGAGAGGAGTTCACCAGCCGCATGCACCAGCGCTTCCTGGATGGCAAAGATGGGGGCTTTGACTACAG CACGGTGGATGACAACCCTGACTTTGATAACCTGGACATCGTGGCGCGTGATGAGGAGGATCGATACTTTGATGAAGAGGAACCTGAGGATGTGTCCAGCCCAGAGCTAGATGGGGACTGA